The following proteins are co-located in the Candidatus Nanosynbacter sp. HMT-352 genome:
- the polA gene encoding DNA polymerase I: MKRLVVIDGKSVFYRGYYAMPGLSMADGTPTGGVYGFVSLAIELIKKLEPDYVAVAWDKRGTNIRKRRELYPEYKAGRKPAPDDFYQQIPILHELLDAFGWPLYEIDDYEADDIMGAFARQAESRGIETCLITSDLDALQLISPMTKVYAMKNGLRNIEEFTAEYFEEKYGIRTEQFLDLKALKGDSSDNLPGVPGIGEKTAVKLLQEYETLDGVYEHLDEQKGALRTKLENGRESAYLTKQVAEIWTDAPIELDWDVADVNDCDFARVTEILQKLEFNSLIGRLPRTMQAAENEKKEEPKLDIPRIEKLPDTPMFEAENIIYIDSSEPDVIYISSNPESAWTAKISEISQSMWQLLAQGIVIAADVKQLYHELDNHGVAVRFHEVWDVEQAAFLIDPLKRDRSLSALSGYFSDDNSSPYQLARLHKIYREQKVYMSNNSQIARVAYEFDFPVIWALFQMEKRGMKLDDTLLKQMGDELAAEVSGLEQQMYSMAGYEFNASSPAQLSEVLFTKLQLPTAGIKKGKTGYSTGQKELDKLRGQHPIIELIERYRELTKLISTYIEALPKLMATDGRIHTTFNQDVTSTGRLSSTNPNLQNIPVRTELGRKIRQAFVPSDGKVFVGADYSQFELRLAAVLAGDEKLIEDFNSDVDIHAKTAAETYGISIDEVSKSQRRAAKVINFGVLYGMSPHGLAAATGMSFTEAKKFIDHYFEVRKPIRQYLDKILTQAREQGFVETYFGRRRPTPDVKSSNFMVRSSAERAAMNMPIQGTEADLMKLAMIRLEDKLSGLADAILQVHDSILVECKPEDIQKVSEIMKAEMEGVCPELPIKLKVDIGTGVNWGEV; this comes from the coding sequence GACTTTTATCAGCAAATTCCGATTTTACACGAACTGCTCGATGCGTTTGGCTGGCCGCTTTATGAAATTGATGATTACGAGGCGGACGATATTATGGGCGCGTTTGCCAGACAAGCGGAATCTCGCGGAATTGAAACATGCTTGATAACGTCTGATTTGGACGCATTGCAATTGATATCACCAATGACCAAGGTTTACGCTATGAAAAATGGTTTAAGGAATATCGAGGAGTTCACGGCGGAATATTTTGAAGAAAAATACGGAATTCGGACGGAACAATTCTTAGATTTGAAGGCACTGAAGGGCGATTCAAGTGATAATTTGCCGGGAGTGCCGGGAATTGGCGAGAAAACAGCGGTGAAATTATTGCAAGAATATGAAACTCTGGACGGAGTTTATGAGCATTTGGACGAGCAAAAAGGCGCTTTGCGAACGAAGTTGGAAAATGGTCGCGAGTCGGCATATTTGACCAAGCAAGTGGCGGAAATTTGGACGGACGCGCCGATTGAGCTGGACTGGGATGTGGCGGATGTTAATGATTGCGATTTTGCGCGAGTAACGGAAATTCTGCAGAAGTTGGAGTTTAATTCGCTGATTGGACGATTACCGCGAACGATGCAAGCGGCGGAAAATGAGAAAAAAGAAGAACCGAAGTTGGATATTCCACGAATTGAAAAATTGCCCGATACGCCGATGTTTGAGGCGGAAAATATAATATATATCGATTCGTCGGAGCCTGACGTAATTTACATAAGCTCGAATCCTGAGTCGGCATGGACGGCGAAAATTAGCGAAATTAGCCAGTCTATGTGGCAATTATTGGCGCAGGGAATTGTGATCGCGGCGGATGTCAAGCAGTTGTATCACGAGCTGGATAATCATGGCGTGGCGGTGCGTTTTCACGAAGTTTGGGACGTTGAGCAGGCGGCGTTTTTGATTGACCCGCTGAAGCGTGATCGTAGTTTGAGTGCGCTGTCTGGCTATTTTTCTGACGACAATTCCTCGCCTTATCAATTGGCTCGCTTACACAAAATTTATCGTGAACAAAAAGTTTACATGTCGAACAATTCGCAAATTGCACGTGTGGCTTACGAGTTTGATTTTCCAGTAATTTGGGCGCTATTCCAGATGGAAAAACGCGGGATGAAGTTGGACGATACACTATTAAAACAGATGGGCGATGAGCTGGCGGCGGAAGTCAGCGGGCTTGAACAACAAATGTATTCCATGGCTGGATATGAGTTTAACGCGTCTAGTCCAGCGCAACTTTCTGAGGTTTTATTTACCAAATTACAATTACCAACTGCGGGCATAAAAAAGGGGAAAACTGGATATTCAACAGGTCAAAAAGAGTTGGACAAATTACGCGGACAACATCCGATTATTGAGTTGATTGAGCGATATCGAGAATTGACCAAATTGATCAGCACATACATTGAGGCGTTACCAAAATTGATGGCGACTGATGGGCGAATTCACACTACATTCAATCAGGACGTAACCAGCACGGGGCGGCTGAGTAGTACAAATCCGAATTTACAGAATATTCCGGTGCGGACTGAACTGGGCAGGAAAATTCGCCAGGCGTTTGTTCCGAGTGATGGCAAAGTTTTTGTCGGCGCGGATTATTCGCAATTTGAGCTGAGGCTGGCTGCCGTGTTGGCTGGCGACGAGAAGTTGATCGAAGACTTTAATAGCGATGTTGATATTCACGCAAAAACGGCGGCGGAAACATACGGAATATCGATTGATGAAGTAAGCAAATCTCAGCGCCGAGCGGCGAAAGTGATCAATTTTGGTGTACTTTACGGAATGAGCCCGCACGGTTTGGCGGCGGCTACGGGAATGTCATTTACAGAGGCGAAAAAGTTTATTGATCATTATTTTGAGGTGCGAAAACCGATTCGTCAGTACTTGGATAAAATTCTAACTCAAGCGCGAGAACAGGGATTTGTTGAAACGTATTTTGGCAGGCGACGACCAACGCCTGATGTAAAATCGAGCAATTTTATGGTGCGATCTTCGGCGGAAAGGGCTGCGATGAATATGCCAATTCAAGGTACGGAAGCGGATTTGATGAAATTGGCAATGATTCGGTTGGAGGATAAATTGTCGGGCTTGGCTGACGCAATTCTACAAGTTCATGATTCGATTTTGGTGGAATGCAAACCTGAAGACATCCAGAAAGTCAGCGAGATTATGAAAGCCGAAATGGAGGGCGTTTGTCCGGAATTACCGATTAAATTGAAAGTAGATATCGGTACGGGCGTAAATTGGGGTGAAGTGTAG
- the mutM gene encoding bifunctional DNA-formamidopyrimidine glycosylase/DNA-(apurinic or apyrimidinic site) lyase: MPELPEVETVRRGLADLLPGQAVVRATVFDSPKSFPNSPTDVQQFLYGAHVTAVRRRAKVLMIDLDTRYSLVIHLKMTGQLIFRGANSFAGGHPNDSLIGELPDKSTRVQIDFTDGSHLFFNDQRKFGWMKLMPTDEIENLPFMQKVGPEPLDKKTEAGDFIKRIRRRQNSMIKPAFLDQSVIAGVGNIYADEALWAAKIHPQTRVRNVSDDQLEDLFNELRQILQLSIDQGGSTDKNYVDAEGRKGNYLSFAHVFRREGQPCHRHPDQEIVKMKVSGRGTHICPVCQVEAK, encoded by the coding sequence ATGCCAGAACTACCCGAAGTTGAGACAGTTCGTCGCGGTTTGGCGGATTTGCTGCCAGGTCAGGCTGTTGTGCGAGCGACGGTATTTGATTCACCAAAGAGTTTTCCGAATTCACCCACAGACGTTCAGCAATTTTTATACGGTGCGCATGTAACGGCGGTGCGACGTCGTGCAAAAGTGCTGATGATTGATCTTGATACGCGTTATTCGCTGGTGATACATCTTAAGATGACTGGGCAATTGATTTTTCGTGGGGCTAATAGTTTTGCTGGTGGTCATCCGAATGATAGTTTGATTGGTGAATTACCAGATAAGTCGACACGAGTGCAAATTGACTTTACAGATGGTTCGCACCTGTTTTTTAATGATCAGCGTAAGTTTGGCTGGATGAAATTGATGCCGACTGATGAGATAGAAAATTTGCCATTTATGCAGAAAGTTGGTCCGGAACCGCTCGATAAAAAAACTGAGGCGGGTGACTTTATTAAGCGAATTCGCCGTCGGCAAAATTCGATGATAAAGCCAGCGTTTCTTGATCAGTCGGTGATTGCTGGGGTTGGCAATATTTATGCCGATGAAGCTCTGTGGGCTGCGAAAATTCACCCTCAGACGCGCGTTAGGAATGTTAGCGATGACCAATTGGAAGATTTGTTTAATGAACTGCGCCAGATTTTGCAATTGAGTATTGATCAGGGTGGCTCGACGGATAAAAATTATGTTGACGCTGAAGGCAGAAAAGGGAATTATCTGTCGTTTGCGCACGTATTTCGTCGGGAAGGTCAGCCGTGCCATCGGCATCCTGATCAAGAGATTGTAAAGATGAAGGTTTCTGGACGCGGTACGCATATTTGTCCAGTTTGCCAAGTGGAGGCGAAGTGA
- the holA gene encoding DNA polymerase III subunit delta, whose amino-acid sequence MIYLFYGENEFEKRRAIAKLIGDEKVARYDGEDLTLAGMQEIAIGQTLFMNSSVYLISKLGENSEIWSQLPDMKFDDDRTIILVEDKIDKRTKTYKWLQKNAKVQEFSPLSDRQKPQLLKWCVAEAKARGCELTNRQAEIIVDRLGFDQLRLSNFLDQLALAEKVTDDLIDNFIPLARPENVFDLFISALAGDYDKVHDIISYLESESGVDGAYQTMGLLASQATNLTALVLAGGDSKLVASDFSASPYVLRKLASSAKGVDKEKLKRINDALLRADLQMKTTSVNPWLIVEAALVGIGK is encoded by the coding sequence GTGATTTACCTTTTTTACGGCGAAAACGAATTCGAGAAACGGCGAGCAATTGCTAAGCTGATTGGCGATGAAAAAGTGGCGCGATATGATGGCGAAGATTTGACGCTGGCTGGCATGCAGGAAATAGCAATTGGGCAGACACTGTTTATGAACTCGTCGGTGTATTTGATTTCAAAACTAGGCGAAAATTCTGAGATTTGGTCGCAACTTCCAGATATGAAGTTTGATGATGACAGGACAATTATTTTGGTGGAAGATAAAATTGATAAGCGAACGAAAACGTATAAGTGGCTACAGAAAAATGCCAAAGTTCAGGAATTTTCACCGCTTAGTGATCGTCAAAAACCGCAACTTTTAAAATGGTGCGTGGCGGAAGCAAAGGCTCGTGGGTGTGAATTAACGAATCGTCAAGCAGAGATAATTGTCGATCGTTTGGGATTTGATCAGTTGCGACTGAGTAACTTTTTGGATCAATTAGCGCTGGCGGAAAAAGTGACGGATGATTTAATTGACAACTTTATACCTTTGGCGAGGCCGGAAAATGTGTTTGATTTGTTTATTTCGGCGCTGGCGGGTGATTATGATAAGGTCCACGACATAATTAGTTATTTGGAGTCGGAAAGTGGCGTTGATGGCGCCTATCAGACAATGGGATTACTTGCCTCGCAGGCAACTAACTTGACGGCGTTGGTTTTGGCTGGCGGCGACAGTAAGTTGGTGGCTTCGGATTTTTCAGCTAGTCCGTATGTTTTACGAAAATTGGCGTCTTCAGCAAAAGGTGTCGATAAGGAAAAACTGAAGAGGATAAATGACGCGCTGCTTCGGGCGGACTTACAAATGAAAACAACCTCTGTAAATCCGTGGCTGATTGTGGAGGCGGCGCTGGTTGGAATTGGAAAATAA
- the rpsT gene encoding 30S ribosomal protein S20: MPIIKSAIKRAKQTLKRRERNISIKKDIKTAVKAFSAEPSTKTLAAAQSEIDTAVKKGLIKKNTAARRKSALSKIAKKAGVTLEAAKKPAAKPATAKKTAAKKAPAKKPAAKKSEK, from the coding sequence ATGCCAATCATCAAATCCGCCATCAAGCGTGCTAAACAAACTCTAAAGCGCCGCGAGCGAAACATCAGCATTAAAAAAGACATTAAGACTGCTGTTAAAGCTTTCTCTGCAGAACCAAGCACAAAAACTCTTGCTGCAGCACAAAGCGAAATCGACACCGCTGTTAAAAAAGGCTTGATTAAGAAAAATACCGCTGCTCGCCGAAAGAGCGCATTAAGCAAAATTGCTAAAAAAGCAGGTGTTACATTAGAAGCCGCTAAAAAACCAGCCGCAAAGCCAGCAACAGCTAAGAAAACTGCTGCTAAAAAAGCTCCAGCAAAGAAGCCAGCTGCTAAGAAATCTGAAAAATAA
- the truB gene encoding tRNA pseudouridine(55) synthase TruB, with amino-acid sequence MDEVILIDKPQGMTSFGVVARLRRVLSNQAGKKVKVGHTGTLDPFATGLMIIMTGKKCREAETFTKLDKWYEAEIILGKNSSTGDPEGEITDVSDYEPSLEEVQQVVSQFVGKIEQTPPIFSAIKINGERAYKLAREGKQVEIPKRVIEIYSLELLAYEYPKLKIRTHVSSGTYIRTLAVDIGEKLGTGAYCENLRRTKIADYSIDQAKTLADFGITS; translated from the coding sequence ATGGACGAAGTGATTCTCATAGACAAACCTCAGGGAATGACTAGCTTTGGGGTGGTAGCGCGCTTGCGGCGAGTTTTATCTAATCAGGCGGGAAAGAAGGTAAAGGTTGGCCACACGGGTACGCTTGATCCGTTTGCTACTGGGCTAATGATTATTATGACTGGAAAGAAATGCCGCGAAGCTGAAACTTTCACTAAGCTGGATAAGTGGTACGAGGCAGAAATTATTCTGGGCAAGAATAGTTCGACGGGTGATCCAGAAGGCGAAATTACTGATGTGTCTGATTATGAGCCGAGTTTGGAAGAAGTTCAGCAGGTGGTTAGCCAATTTGTGGGAAAAATTGAGCAGACGCCGCCGATTTTTAGCGCAATAAAAATTAACGGTGAAAGAGCGTATAAATTGGCGCGCGAAGGTAAACAAGTTGAGATTCCTAAGCGTGTGATAGAAATTTACTCATTGGAGTTATTGGCATACGAATACCCTAAATTAAAGATCAGAACTCACGTTTCAAGCGGAACTTATATTCGGACGCTGGCGGTGGACATTGGCGAGAAACTAGGGACGGGTGCGTATTGCGAGAATTTGCGTCGAACAAAAATAGCCGACTATTCTATTGATCAGGCAAAGACTCTGGCGGATTTTGGAATTACTAGTTAA
- the rpsO gene encoding 30S ribosomal protein S15 translates to MISKENKAKAIALTQVNKNDVGSPQAQVSVLTARIKEVTEHLKANKHDFMARRGLIQMVGKRKRLLKYLERTDFESYKAVVAKLGLRK, encoded by the coding sequence ATGATTAGCAAAGAAAATAAAGCGAAAGCAATTGCTTTGACTCAGGTCAATAAAAACGACGTTGGTAGCCCACAGGCTCAGGTGTCGGTTTTGACGGCTCGTATCAAAGAAGTCACGGAGCATTTGAAGGCGAATAAGCACGACTTCATGGCTCGTCGCGGCTTGATCCAAATGGTTGGTAAGCGCAAGCGTTTGCTGAAATATTTGGAGCGAACTGATTTTGAGTCTTACAAAGCAGTTGTTGCCAAATTAGGTTTGCGTAAATAG
- a CDS encoding sortase, with protein MSLQLDSVKNRQKSWKSYILTIIAILMILGGVYLLALISTPLILSQNIDPKDNQTTQLITKTENKITENRLYIPKIDINLPYSTGGAETMEHGAWWRKPENGNPKDGGNFVLSAHRFIMGLTPQQTLRKSPFYNIDKLTVGDEIIIDYNGVRYNYVISEKQSVKPDAVEIEQLTDQPQLTLYSCTLGGANDGRDVIIAKLKK; from the coding sequence ATGTCACTTCAGCTAGATTCAGTAAAAAATCGCCAGAAAAGCTGGAAAAGCTATATCTTAACTATAATCGCAATCTTAATGATTCTTGGCGGAGTTTATTTGCTTGCTCTCATCAGCACGCCCCTTATTTTGTCGCAAAACATCGATCCAAAAGACAACCAGACCACTCAGCTCATCACTAAAACTGAGAATAAAATTACCGAAAATCGACTTTATATACCGAAAATCGACATAAATTTGCCTTATAGTACTGGCGGCGCCGAGACAATGGAACATGGTGCGTGGTGGCGTAAACCAGAAAACGGCAATCCAAAAGATGGTGGCAATTTTGTCTTATCTGCACACCGTTTTATTATGGGCCTAACTCCTCAGCAGACGCTCAGAAAATCGCCTTTTTATAATATTGATAAATTGACTGTCGGCGATGAAATTATCATTGACTATAACGGCGTGCGTTACAATTACGTCATCAGTGAAAAACAAAGCGTTAAGCCAGATGCCGTGGAAATCGAACAACTTACAGATCAGCCGCAATTAACTCTTTATTCCTGCACTTTGGGCGGCGCAAACGATGGACGAGATGTGATTATCGCCAAATTGAAAAAATAG
- the pnp gene encoding polyribonucleotide nucleotidyltransferase, with amino-acid sequence MSIINPSGKEIFSVTTDFCGRPLTLEVNRVGFRTTGSVLVRYGDTVVLGSAQVSPRPVQLDYFPLSIDYEEKFYAAGKISGSRFIKREGRPSDEAVLIGRLIDRPIRPLFPKGYRQEIQVVATVLSMDPSFRPDVIAMIAASSALMLTGTPFDGPVAGLRAGRVNGEFKAFLTPEEREKSDLDLVVAGIESGITMVEAGAKEVSEDVIVDAMAWAHQMMQPAIALQRELAEKVAPTQQEYDLILPDESIQQTVNAWADGKFGEKIRRPYPERNEMISEIRAEFHEAMAEKLGLDEEEYSEVRGDYDEAFTLALHKDVRRGIVSERVRPDGRQLTEIRPLSSEVGFLPRAHGSSLFTRGVTQGMNIVTLAPLSYSQLIDTMEITDGERRYMHHYNAPGYTVGEVKRMGSPGRREIGHGYLAERALLPVLPTEEDFPYAIRSVTEIMSQNGSTSMAATCSSCLALMDAGVPISAPVSGIAMGLMMDGDTPYVLSDIADAEDFAGDMDFKVTGTSKGITALQMDMKVHGLPVAILRQAIEQSKAGRAHILEHMLSVLPEPRKSLSPYAPRIEKIKIDPDKIGVIIGKGGETINKITSETGAEIDIKEDGLITVASPDGTSIEKAMNWIKSLIEEPEVGKIYEGKVVGIKDFGAFVNILPGVDGMVHISKLAERRVEKVTDVVKEGQTVRVKITGIDERGKINLTMIGL; translated from the coding sequence ATGAGTATTATCAATCCAAGCGGCAAGGAGATTTTTAGTGTTACCACTGATTTTTGTGGTCGGCCACTGACGCTAGAGGTGAATCGCGTCGGTTTTAGGACGACTGGTAGTGTTTTGGTGCGTTACGGCGATACTGTAGTTTTGGGCAGCGCTCAGGTTAGTCCGCGTCCAGTGCAATTGGATTATTTTCCATTGTCGATTGATTATGAAGAAAAATTTTATGCAGCGGGTAAGATTTCTGGCAGTCGATTTATCAAGCGCGAAGGTCGCCCGAGCGATGAAGCTGTGTTGATTGGTCGATTAATTGATCGTCCGATTCGTCCGCTTTTCCCGAAAGGTTATCGACAGGAAATTCAAGTCGTCGCGACTGTTTTGAGTATGGATCCGAGTTTCCGTCCAGATGTGATTGCGATGATCGCTGCGTCTAGCGCGTTGATGTTAACTGGTACACCGTTTGACGGTCCAGTGGCTGGTTTGCGCGCGGGTCGAGTGAACGGTGAATTTAAGGCGTTTTTGACTCCAGAAGAGCGCGAAAAGTCAGATCTTGATTTGGTTGTGGCTGGTATTGAAAGCGGTATAACAATGGTAGAGGCTGGCGCCAAAGAAGTTTCGGAGGACGTTATCGTTGATGCTATGGCGTGGGCTCACCAGATGATGCAGCCAGCAATTGCCTTGCAGCGCGAATTGGCAGAAAAAGTTGCGCCAACGCAGCAGGAATACGATTTAATTTTGCCAGACGAATCAATTCAGCAAACGGTTAACGCGTGGGCTGATGGAAAATTTGGTGAGAAAATTCGTCGCCCATATCCAGAGCGTAATGAAATGATTAGCGAAATTCGTGCTGAGTTCCATGAAGCGATGGCGGAAAAATTGGGACTGGACGAGGAAGAATATAGCGAAGTTCGTGGCGATTACGACGAAGCGTTTACTTTGGCTTTACATAAAGATGTTCGTCGGGGAATTGTCTCTGAACGAGTTCGTCCTGACGGTCGACAATTAACTGAGATTCGTCCGCTCAGCTCGGAAGTCGGATTCTTGCCGCGCGCTCACGGTTCCAGCTTGTTTACGCGTGGCGTGACTCAGGGAATGAATATTGTGACTTTGGCGCCGCTTAGTTATTCGCAATTGATTGACACTATGGAAATTACCGACGGTGAGCGACGTTATATGCATCATTACAATGCGCCGGGCTATACGGTTGGCGAGGTCAAGCGAATGGGTAGTCCAGGTCGACGTGAAATTGGTCACGGATACTTGGCGGAACGCGCTTTGCTCCCAGTTTTGCCAACTGAAGAAGATTTTCCATACGCTATTCGCTCAGTTACTGAGATTATGAGCCAGAACGGTTCGACTTCGATGGCGGCGACTTGTTCTAGCTGCTTGGCGTTGATGGATGCTGGTGTGCCAATTTCGGCTCCAGTGAGTGGAATTGCTATGGGCTTAATGATGGACGGCGATACTCCGTATGTATTGAGTGATATCGCTGATGCTGAGGACTTTGCTGGTGATATGGACTTTAAGGTGACCGGGACCTCAAAGGGCATTACGGCTCTTCAAATGGACATGAAGGTTCATGGTTTGCCAGTGGCGATTTTACGTCAGGCAATTGAGCAGAGCAAAGCTGGCCGAGCGCACATTTTGGAGCATATGCTCAGCGTTCTTCCAGAACCTCGTAAGTCGCTCAGTCCGTATGCGCCACGAATTGAGAAGATTAAGATTGATCCGGATAAGATTGGCGTGATTATTGGTAAGGGTGGTGAGACGATCAATAAGATTACCTCGGAAACTGGCGCTGAGATCGATATTAAAGAAGATGGTTTGATTACTGTGGCTAGCCCAGACGGCACGTCGATTGAAAAGGCTATGAACTGGATTAAGAGTCTGATCGAGGAGCCGGAAGTCGGCAAGATTTACGAAGGCAAAGTTGTCGGTATTAAAGATTTTGGCGCGTTTGTGAATATACTTCCTGGTGTTGACGGAATGGTTCATATTTCGAAATTGGCGGAACGTCGAGTTGAAAAAGTGACTGATGTCGTGAAAGAAGGTCAAACTGTTCGCGTGAAAATCACTGGAATTGACGAGCGCGGTAAGATTAATTTGACGATGATTGGTTTGTAA